GGCTCCTCTCCCGCCGTCGCCGGGATCCCGACCACCTCGCCGGAGCGGTCGGCGACCAGTGCGAGGGCCCGGCGCCCGGCGGTGGTGCCCCGCTTGTCGGCGAGCGCGCCGCGCAGCCCGATGGACGCCTCCAGCTCGGCGCGCGCCCGGTCGAGCTGTCCGCCGCACAGCGCCAGGATGCCCAACTCATGGTGGAAATAGGCCTGTTCGGATACCTCACCGGCCAGCCGGGAGGCCTCCGCGCCGGAGCGCAGAGCCCGCGCCCAGGCACCCCAGTGCAGCCCGGCGGCGAACGCGGGCGCGGCCGTGCGGGCGAGCCGTACCGCGCAGCTCGGTTCCCCTTCGGCAGCCGGAACCGTCTGCGGGACCACCGCGGCGAGGGCGGCCAGGACCGCGTCGGCCTCCGCGCACACCCGCTCGGGGGTGACCGAGGGATGCCCGGTCCACCAGACGTAGTGCTCGGCGGCGGCCAGCGCCTGCGCCGCGGCGTCGTCGGCGTACCCGGCGGCCTCCAGCTGGGTCAGCACCCCGGCGGCGAGGCGGTAGCGGGCGCCGACCGGGGAGACCAGCCCGCAGCTCGCCAGCTCACCGAGGGCGGCGTCGGCGTGGGTGTCGCCGATCAGCGCCGGCAGATGCGCCTGGTGCGGCAGTTCACCGCCGAGGGCGACGGCGAAGCGCAGGGCGGCGCGGGCGGAGGCGCTGAGCCGGGAGGCGAGCAGCGGGGCGGGCGCGGCGGCCTCGCCCAGGGAGGGCAGCGGGACCGCGTCCGCCGGCTCCGCCGCCAGATCCACGGGCGGGCGGGCATCGGGTCGTACGTCCTCGAAGACGCCGTACGCGTCCACCGCCCCGGCGCCGGCCCGCAGTTCATCGCGCTGCCGGAGCAGGGCGCCGGCCTGGACGAACCTCAGCGGCAGCCCCTCGGACTCGAACCACAGGTCGCCGGCCCAGTTGGCCTCCTCCTCGGTGAGGACACGGCCGGCGGTCCGCTCCAGGATCTCCGCGCCGGCGGCGCGGCCGAGGCCGCTGAGGAAGACCTCCTCGACCTCGGACTCGGCGGACGGCGCGGGCACGTCGGGGGTGGCGCCGATCAGGAACGCGCACTCGGGGGTGGCGTCGCGCAGCTCGTCGAGGGCGGCTCCGCCGAACTCGATGTCGTCCAGGACGACGACCGCGCCGATCTCCCCGACGAGCGCGTGCAGTTCGTCCGGTTCGGGCCGGTACTCCGGGGCGTCGTAGACGGCGTGGAAGAGGTCGTGCAGAAGCTCGCTCGGCGTGCGGTGGTAGCCGCTCAGGCGCACCACACCGTCGGGGGCGAGGTCCAGGCAGTCCTCGGCGACGAGGTCCAGCAGGGCGGTGCGGCCGGAGCCGCCGGGCCCGGTGAGCCGGACGGAGCGGCCGCGGGCCAGCAGCCGGACCAGGCGCTCGCGTTCGTCCTGGCGTTCCAGCAGGGCGAGCGGCGGCGGGGTGGGGCCGGGCGGCACGGGCGGCCGGGCGGCACGGGCGGCCTCGGCTCGCTCGGCCGTGGTGCGCTTGCGGGGCCGCTGCGGTCGCCGGGCCGGCGGGCAGGGTTCTATCTCGCTGCCGTCGACGGGGTTGACGGTCAGCAGCAGGTCACCGGAGACGAGCTGCGCCGTACGGGCGAGCGCGGGCGTGCTCTGGCCGAAGTCGGAGGTCAGGGATTCCCGGGGCGAGCGGCGGCTGTGCGCCTGGCCGTGCTCCTCGGGTCCCGGGTTGATCGGGTCCATAGGTCCAAGCCCCCCAAAAGCGTCGTGTGCCCGTGATTCAGGCCCCTCCCGGCCTTGTCGCACACCGCGCTGTCGCTTCTGGTCCGGGCCCGCTCGGTCGAGGGTTGCGAGGCAGCGGGCGACCGAACCCTAAACCTTCGCTCAGTATCTCCGACAGGGCGGGGTGCCGTGCGGTCCGAGACGTCACAGTCCGGTGAGGATTGCCCCCGACGCACGCTTCGGCGGCTGCGCCCGGGTCTCCCCCGTCGCCCCTTTCCCACCCGCTCGCGGCGTTGCGCCCGGTCCCCCGCGGCTCACACCCGGGGCAGCGACTCCACCCCGATGCCGCCCTCGATGGCGAGGATGCGGTGCAGCCGGGTGGCCACCAGCAGGCGCTGCATCTGCGGGGGGACACCGCGCAGCACCAGACGGCGACCGCAGCGGCCGGCCCGCCGATGGGCACCCATGATCACGCCGAGTCCGGTGGCGTCCCAGGAGTCCAGTTCGGACAGGTCGAGCACCAGGTCGCCGACTCCGGTGTCGACGGCCGAGTGCAGGGCCGTACGGGCGTCCGCCGCGCTGCGGACGTCGAGGCGGCCCCCGACGACCAGCTCGGCGTGGTCGCCCCTGATGTGCATATGCGCTCCCCGTTGAATGCGGTTGGCGTACTCCGTGACGTTGCACCGTCTGACTGCGTGAGTGGTGGTGCGGTTGCTGCTTGTAAGCGAACCGATAC
Above is a genomic segment from Streptomyces fodineus containing:
- a CDS encoding AAA family ATPase; this translates as MDPINPGPEEHGQAHSRRSPRESLTSDFGQSTPALARTAQLVSGDLLLTVNPVDGSEIEPCPPARRPQRPRKRTTAERAEAARAARPPVPPGPTPPPLALLERQDERERLVRLLARGRSVRLTGPGGSGRTALLDLVAEDCLDLAPDGVVRLSGYHRTPSELLHDLFHAVYDAPEYRPEPDELHALVGEIGAVVVLDDIEFGGAALDELRDATPECAFLIGATPDVPAPSAESEVEEVFLSGLGRAAGAEILERTAGRVLTEEEANWAGDLWFESEGLPLRFVQAGALLRQRDELRAGAGAVDAYGVFEDVRPDARPPVDLAAEPADAVPLPSLGEAAAPAPLLASRLSASARAALRFAVALGGELPHQAHLPALIGDTHADAALGELASCGLVSPVGARYRLAAGVLTQLEAAGYADDAAAQALAAAEHYVWWTGHPSVTPERVCAEADAVLAALAAVVPQTVPAAEGEPSCAVRLARTAAPAFAAGLHWGAWARALRSGAEASRLAGEVSEQAYFHHELGILALCGGQLDRARAELEASIGLRGALADKRGTTAGRRALALVADRSGEVVGIPATAGEEPPEVRHEESAPPPYVPLGDPLVTHRLPATTARGGSLLLLARRNLVAVGSGALLAAVLGTVVTLGMTSNENADKNPAGKVDVNPSASQGTGDGSLGADPRQDPASGTGSTRTASRPANPGPGGTHGTTAGSTPSTPATMPSADPSDTRGTGGGGTSPAPSKSRPTKPGSPTPTKPTPPGGTPSSTPPSNTPTQTPTKSPTGTTTPSTTDTASGPTAPRSSGSASRSSGSVI
- a CDS encoding STAS domain-containing protein translates to MHIRGDHAELVVGGRLDVRSAADARTALHSAVDTGVGDLVLDLSELDSWDATGLGVIMGAHRRAGRCGRRLVLRGVPPQMQRLLVATRLHRILAIEGGIGVESLPRV